From the Natrarchaeobaculum aegyptiacum genome, one window contains:
- a CDS encoding NADP-dependent malic enzyme, translating into MGIDEDSLEYHRTDPPGKIEISTTKPTNTQRDLSLAYSPGVAAPCLEIDADETDAYTYTAKGNLVGVVSNGTAVLGLGDIGAQASKPVMEGKGVLFKRFADIDVFDIELDEADPDRIVETVKMMEPTFGGINLEDIKAPECFTIEERLREEIDIPVFHDDQHGTAIISGSALLNAADIAGKDLEDLEIVFSGAGASAIATAKFYVSLGCKEENITMCDSSGIITEARAADGEVNEYKRQFAQDVPEGDLADAMEGADVFVGLSIGGIVSQEMIQSMASDPIVFAMANPDPEIGYEEAKEARDDSVIMATGRSDYPNQVNNVLGFPFIFRGALDVRATEINEDMKVACARALARLAREDVPDAVVKAYGDEPLQFGPDYIIPKPVDPRVLFRVAPAVAKAAMDSGAARAEIDLEAYEEELEARLGKSREMMRVVLNKAKTDPKTVALAEGENEKMIRAAYQIQEQGIALPILIGDEDEIEATAASLGLDFEPTVADPENGDYEAYAERLYDLRQRKGITRTEATELIERDTNYFGSIMVEQGDADALLTGLSHHYPSALRPPLQVIGTAPDVDNAAGVYLLTFKNRIVFVADATVNQDPDEEVLAEVTRQTGDLARRFDIEPRAALLSYSNFGSVDNEGTRKPRRAARMLQDDPEVDFPVDGEMQADTAVVEDILEGTYGFSDLDEPANVLVFPNLESGNIGYKLLQRLGGAEAVGPMLVGMDKPVHVLQRGDEVKDIVNLAAVAVVDAQQERR; encoded by the coding sequence ATGGGAATTGACGAGGACTCTCTGGAGTACCATCGGACCGACCCTCCCGGAAAGATCGAGATTTCGACGACCAAGCCGACGAACACCCAGCGTGACCTCTCGCTTGCGTACTCGCCCGGCGTCGCTGCCCCCTGTCTGGAGATCGACGCCGACGAAACGGACGCCTACACCTACACGGCCAAGGGGAACCTCGTGGGCGTCGTCTCGAACGGGACCGCCGTCCTCGGCCTCGGCGACATCGGTGCCCAGGCCTCGAAACCGGTCATGGAAGGGAAAGGCGTCCTGTTCAAGCGCTTCGCGGACATCGACGTCTTCGACATCGAACTCGACGAGGCTGATCCAGACCGGATCGTCGAGACCGTCAAGATGATGGAACCCACCTTCGGTGGGATCAACCTGGAAGACATCAAGGCGCCGGAGTGTTTCACCATCGAGGAACGCCTCCGCGAGGAAATCGACATCCCCGTCTTCCACGACGACCAGCACGGCACCGCGATCATCTCCGGCTCCGCACTGCTCAACGCCGCTGACATCGCCGGCAAGGACCTGGAAGACCTCGAGATCGTCTTCTCCGGTGCGGGCGCGAGCGCGATCGCGACCGCGAAGTTCTACGTCTCGCTTGGCTGCAAGGAAGAGAACATCACGATGTGTGACTCCTCGGGTATCATCACCGAGGCCCGCGCCGCAGACGGCGAGGTCAACGAGTACAAACGCCAGTTCGCCCAGGACGTCCCCGAGGGCGACCTCGCGGACGCGATGGAGGGTGCAGACGTCTTCGTCGGCCTCTCGATCGGTGGCATCGTCTCTCAGGAGATGATCCAGTCGATGGCCTCCGATCCGATCGTCTTCGCGATGGCCAACCCCGACCCAGAAATCGGCTACGAGGAGGCCAAGGAGGCCCGAGACGACTCCGTGATCATGGCCACCGGCCGCTCGGACTACCCCAACCAGGTCAACAACGTCCTCGGGTTCCCTTTCATCTTCCGTGGCGCACTCGACGTCCGCGCGACCGAGATCAACGAAGACATGAAAGTTGCCTGCGCGCGGGCGCTCGCCCGCCTCGCTCGCGAGGACGTCCCCGACGCCGTCGTCAAGGCCTACGGCGACGAACCGCTCCAGTTCGGTCCCGACTACATCATCCCGAAACCCGTCGACCCGCGCGTCCTCTTCCGGGTCGCCCCCGCCGTCGCGAAGGCCGCGATGGACTCCGGTGCGGCACGAGCAGAGATCGACCTCGAGGCTTACGAGGAGGAACTCGAGGCCCGCCTCGGCAAGTCCCGCGAGATGATGCGCGTGGTCCTGAACAAGGCCAAGACCGACCCGAAGACGGTCGCGCTCGCGGAAGGTGAAAACGAGAAGATGATTCGGGCGGCCTACCAGATCCAGGAGCAGGGCATCGCCCTGCCGATCCTCATCGGTGACGAGGACGAAATCGAAGCGACGGCCGCCTCGCTCGGACTGGACTTCGAGCCGACGGTCGCCGATCCCGAAAACGGCGACTACGAGGCCTATGCCGAACGACTGTACGACCTTCGCCAGCGCAAGGGCATCACCCGGACGGAAGCAACAGAACTCATCGAACGCGACACCAACTACTTCGGGAGCATCATGGTCGAACAGGGTGACGCCGACGCCCTTCTCACGGGGCTGTCCCACCACTATCCGTCGGCACTGCGCCCGCCGCTGCAGGTCATCGGCACGGCACCGGACGTCGACAACGCCGCTGGCGTCTACCTCCTGACGTTCAAGAACCGCATCGTCTTCGTCGCCGACGCGACGGTCAATCAGGATCCCGACGAGGAGGTCCTCGCGGAAGTGACCAGACAGACTGGCGACCTCGCCCGCCGATTCGACATCGAACCGCGTGCGGCCTTGCTCTCGTACTCGAACTTCGGCAGCGTCGACAACGAGGGGACTCGCAAGCCCCGACGCGCCGCACGGATGTTGCAGGACGACCCCGAAGTCGACTTCCCGGTCGACGGGGAGATGCAAGCCGACACGGCCGTCGTCGAGGACATCCTCGAGGGCACCTACGGCTTCTCCGACCTCGACGAACCCGCGAACGTGCTCGTCTTCCCGAACCTCGAGTCGGGCAACATCGGTTACAAACTCCTCCAGCGACTCGGCGGTGCCGAGGCCGTCGGTCCGATGCTCGTCGGTATGGACAAGCCGGTCCACGTTCTCCAGCGTGGCGACGAGGTCAAAGACATCGTCAACCTCGCGGCTGTCGCAGTCGTCGACGCCCAGCAGGAGAGACGCTGA
- a CDS encoding zinc finger HIT domain-containing protein: MSVSGLCQICEARPAEYRCDACGTLACEMHFERERGLCADCVARADPTRPADDEDVDVHRF; encoded by the coding sequence ATGAGCGTCAGCGGTCTCTGCCAGATCTGTGAGGCCCGTCCCGCCGAGTACCGATGTGACGCGTGCGGGACGCTCGCCTGCGAGATGCACTTCGAACGGGAGCGCGGACTGTGCGCCGATTGCGTCGCGCGGGCCGACCCGACCCGACCCGCAGACGACGAGGACGTCGACGTCCACCGGTTCTGA
- a CDS encoding heavy-metal-associated domain-containing protein, giving the protein MEQTTLEVTGMACDGCEANVTEALEALEGVSSATANHEADEVRVEHDEDAIDVGTLVGTIEDTGYEPAD; this is encoded by the coding sequence ATGGAGCAAACGACGCTCGAGGTAACCGGGATGGCCTGCGACGGATGTGAGGCAAACGTGACCGAGGCCCTCGAGGCGCTCGAGGGCGTGTCGTCGGCGACGGCGAATCACGAAGCAGACGAGGTTCGGGTTGAACACGACGAGGACGCCATCGACGTGGGGACCCTCGTCGGAACGATCGAGGACACCGGGTACGAGCCAGCGGACTGA
- a CDS encoding YcaO-like family protein: protein MQVHVVGDDPVRAAVVAALDDVDVSVVGTEPTEIEDARFAVVADVAGSQTFDRANAAARAGATPWIAVEVGGVGGYPLESVDAAISGFAPKTGCFACLRSRVRSHASEPQVGDTPSAERATARLAGALAGRECVRVLSGDDRTILGQVVELPHRRRRLLPVPGCDCAEGGRDRTIVREDDSFTLEAAVERVDAAIDERVGPVESIGEVESFPAPYYLATIAETGRFSDASAPRQAAGVADDWNAALMKAVGEGLERYCAGVYREEDFVRASEDALGPERVVSPSALVRPEDAPEYDPAAKHRWVEGEHLATNEQAHLPAAAVHFPQPGESLVPAITTGLGLGSSSVDALLSGLTEVIERDATMLAWYSTFDPLGLAVEDDRFETLERRAGSEGLAVTPLLVTQDVDVPVVAVAVHRDPDEFGDIDPEDDSWPAFAVGSAADLDATDAAVGALEEAIQNWMELRNLGPEEAAASSGEIGEYARFPAAAREFLDVETTVPASSVGPDPVPTGREALESVVDRVVDAGLEPYAARVTTRDVEALGFEVVRVVVPGAQPLFTQEPYFGERAESVPDDLGFEPRLERSYHPYP from the coding sequence ATGCAGGTTCACGTCGTCGGCGACGACCCGGTTCGTGCGGCCGTCGTCGCCGCGCTGGATGACGTCGACGTGTCAGTCGTCGGTACCGAACCGACGGAGATCGAGGACGCCCGGTTCGCCGTCGTCGCCGACGTCGCTGGCTCGCAGACGTTCGATCGTGCGAACGCGGCCGCTCGAGCAGGTGCCACACCGTGGATCGCGGTGGAGGTCGGCGGCGTCGGCGGCTACCCGCTCGAGTCGGTCGACGCCGCGATTTCGGGATTCGCCCCGAAGACGGGCTGTTTCGCGTGTCTCCGCTCTCGCGTCAGATCGCACGCCAGTGAGCCACAGGTCGGTGACACACCCTCGGCCGAACGGGCGACGGCGCGACTGGCCGGCGCGCTCGCCGGCCGAGAGTGCGTCCGCGTGCTCTCGGGGGACGATCGGACGATACTCGGCCAGGTCGTCGAACTCCCCCACCGTCGGCGGCGACTCCTTCCAGTCCCCGGCTGTGACTGTGCTGAGGGTGGTCGGGACCGGACCATAGTCCGCGAGGACGACAGCTTCACACTCGAGGCTGCGGTCGAACGCGTCGACGCAGCGATCGACGAGCGAGTGGGGCCCGTCGAGAGCATCGGTGAGGTCGAATCGTTCCCGGCACCGTACTACCTCGCGACGATCGCAGAGACCGGCCGATTCAGCGACGCGAGCGCACCCAGGCAGGCCGCTGGCGTCGCCGACGACTGGAACGCCGCGCTGATGAAAGCCGTCGGCGAAGGCCTCGAGCGCTACTGCGCCGGCGTCTACCGCGAGGAGGACTTCGTGCGCGCGAGCGAGGACGCCCTCGGACCCGAACGGGTCGTCTCACCCAGTGCTCTCGTCCGACCGGAGGACGCGCCCGAGTACGATCCGGCGGCCAAACATCGGTGGGTCGAGGGCGAGCACCTCGCCACGAACGAGCAGGCACACCTTCCGGCTGCCGCAGTGCACTTTCCCCAGCCGGGCGAGTCACTCGTCCCCGCGATAACGACTGGCCTCGGGCTCGGCTCCTCGAGCGTCGACGCCCTCCTCTCCGGGCTGACAGAGGTGATCGAACGCGACGCGACGATGCTCGCCTGGTACTCGACGTTCGATCCCCTCGGACTCGCCGTCGAGGACGACCGGTTCGAGACGCTCGAGCGCCGCGCCGGCAGCGAGGGGCTCGCGGTGACGCCGCTGCTAGTTACGCAGGACGTCGACGTGCCGGTCGTCGCCGTTGCAGTCCACCGTGATCCGGACGAATTCGGGGACATCGACCCCGAAGACGATTCCTGGCCCGCGTTCGCCGTCGGGTCGGCGGCCGACCTGGACGCCACCGATGCCGCCGTCGGCGCGCTCGAGGAGGCGATCCAGAACTGGATGGAACTGCGAAATCTCGGCCCCGAGGAGGCCGCGGCGTCCTCCGGCGAGATCGGCGAGTACGCGAGGTTCCCCGCGGCCGCACGCGAGTTCCTCGACGTCGAGACGACCGTCCCTGCCTCGAGCGTCGGCCCGGATCCGGTCCCTACGGGTCGTGAGGCGCTCGAGTCGGTCGTCGACCGGGTCGTCGACGCTGGCCTCGAGCCCTACGCAGCCCGGGTGACGACCCGCGACGTCGAGGCACTCGGATTCGAGGTCGTCAGAGTCGTCGTTCCCGGTGCCCAGCCGCTGTTCACACAGGAGCCGTACTTCGGCGAGCGCGCAGAGTCCGTTCCCGACGACCTCGGGTTCGAGCCGCGACTCGAACGGTCGTATCACCCCTATCCCTGA
- a CDS encoding phosphopantetheine adenylyltransferase produces MDVALGGTFDPVHDGHRKLFERAFELGDVTVGLTSDDLAPKTRAVERHVRPFEERKRRLEEELESMADEFDREFEVRKLESPTGIATEPPFDYLIVSPETKGGGERINEIRTENGHDPLEIVVVPHLLADDGDIISSTRIVAGEIDEHGNVLDDGDDSQPSSPQDSE; encoded by the coding sequence ATGGACGTCGCGCTTGGTGGGACGTTCGACCCCGTTCACGACGGTCACCGGAAACTGTTCGAACGGGCGTTCGAACTCGGGGACGTAACCGTCGGGTTGACGAGTGACGACCTCGCGCCGAAGACCCGTGCCGTCGAACGACACGTCAGACCCTTCGAGGAACGCAAACGCCGACTCGAGGAGGAACTCGAGTCAATGGCCGACGAGTTCGACCGGGAGTTCGAGGTTCGCAAACTCGAGTCCCCGACGGGCATCGCGACCGAACCACCGTTCGACTACCTCATCGTCTCCCCCGAGACGAAAGGTGGCGGCGAGCGCATCAACGAGATCCGCACGGAGAACGGTCACGACCCCCTCGAGATCGTCGTCGTCCCACACCTGCTCGCCGACGACGGCGACATCATCTCGAGTACGCGCATCGTTGCCGGTGAGATCGACGAGCACGGGAACGTCCTCGACGACGGTGACGATTCCCAGCCGAGCTCGCCGCAGGACTCGGAGTAG
- a CDS encoding universal stress protein — protein MYRVLVPIDEHEDRAQAQLDAVLDLPDVTESVAVELLHVRKELEFSDADDVQIGEVKTNREEFDDLPALVGDARSRLEEGGVETAVHSATGNPPAAILDLAEEFDVDELILGTRRKSPVGKVLFGSVTQAVILDSDRPVKVVSP, from the coding sequence ATGTACAGGGTGCTCGTTCCCATCGACGAACACGAAGACCGTGCGCAGGCACAGCTCGACGCCGTTCTCGATCTTCCTGACGTCACCGAATCGGTCGCGGTCGAACTGCTCCACGTCCGCAAAGAACTCGAGTTTAGCGACGCCGACGACGTCCAGATCGGCGAAGTGAAGACGAATCGTGAGGAGTTCGACGATCTGCCGGCGCTCGTCGGGGACGCACGGTCCCGTCTCGAGGAAGGGGGCGTCGAGACGGCCGTTCACAGCGCGACGGGCAACCCGCCGGCGGCGATCCTCGATCTCGCCGAGGAGTTCGACGTCGACGAACTGATCCTCGGCACGCGGCGAAAGTCGCCCGTCGGAAAGGTACTCTTCGGTAGCGTCACCCAGGCGGTCATCCTCGACAGCGACCGTCCGGTGAAGGTCGTCTCACCGTAA
- a CDS encoding GTPBP1 family GTP-binding protein produces MSRDRALLERALERGEQDGGNVEFKERLSRDVHLEGGRRESLAAQLRHRLLSGDGEATYVVGVTDDGGLAGIDPDTFSETMDVLSLLAEEADAHIEDVQTWGVDGDEGTSSQPTPRSRGGLVGVALVQDGGVLETDDEHVVVGTAGHVDHGKSTLVGSLVTGKPDDGDGATRAYLDVQPHEVERGLSADLSYAVYGFDDEGPVHVRNPNRKADRAEVVEEADRLVSFVDTVGHEPWLRTTIRGLVGQKLDYGLLVVAADDGPTRTTREHLGVLLATELPTIVAITKVDAVDDERVEEVEREVERLLRDVEKSPLRVARHGVDAAVEEIGDRVVPIVETSAITMDGLETLDELFDRLPKTAQDAGEFRMYVDRSYSVTGVGAVASGTVMAGEVEAGDELLLGPMPDGRFQEVEVRSIEMHYHRVDRARAGRIVGIALKGVKESAIERGMVLLPRDADPTPVREFEAEVMVLNHPTRIGDGYEPVVHLETIGEAAAFYPEDGRLLPGDTGEATVRFKFRPYLVEEGQKFVFREGRSKGVGTVTDVTPID; encoded by the coding sequence ATGAGCCGTGACCGGGCCCTCCTCGAGCGGGCCCTGGAACGTGGCGAACAGGACGGAGGCAACGTCGAGTTCAAGGAACGACTCTCACGGGACGTCCACCTCGAGGGTGGCCGACGCGAGAGCCTGGCGGCCCAGCTCAGACACCGACTGCTCTCCGGCGACGGCGAAGCGACCTACGTCGTCGGCGTCACCGACGATGGCGGACTCGCCGGCATCGATCCCGACACCTTCTCCGAGACGATGGACGTGCTCTCTCTGCTCGCCGAGGAAGCCGACGCTCACATCGAGGACGTCCAGACGTGGGGCGTCGACGGCGATGAGGGGACCTCGAGCCAGCCCACGCCGCGATCCCGTGGTGGCCTCGTCGGGGTCGCGCTCGTTCAGGACGGCGGCGTCCTCGAGACGGACGACGAGCACGTCGTCGTCGGGACGGCCGGCCACGTCGACCACGGCAAGAGCACGCTTGTCGGCTCGCTCGTCACCGGCAAGCCAGACGACGGCGACGGCGCGACCCGCGCGTACCTCGACGTCCAGCCCCACGAGGTCGAACGGGGGCTCTCGGCGGACCTCTCCTACGCGGTCTACGGCTTCGACGACGAGGGGCCGGTCCACGTCCGGAACCCGAACCGCAAGGCAGACCGCGCCGAGGTCGTCGAGGAGGCCGACCGGCTCGTTTCGTTCGTCGACACCGTCGGTCACGAGCCGTGGCTTCGCACCACCATTCGGGGACTCGTCGGCCAGAAACTCGACTACGGACTGCTCGTCGTCGCAGCCGACGACGGCCCGACCCGCACCACCCGCGAACACCTCGGCGTCCTGCTCGCCACCGAACTCCCGACCATCGTCGCCATCACCAAGGTCGACGCCGTCGACGACGAGCGCGTCGAGGAAGTCGAACGCGAGGTCGAACGACTCCTGCGCGACGTCGAAAAGTCTCCGCTCCGGGTCGCCCGCCACGGCGTCGACGCCGCCGTCGAGGAAATCGGCGATCGAGTCGTCCCCATCGTCGAGACCAGCGCGATCACGATGGACGGCCTCGAGACCCTGGACGAACTGTTCGACCGCCTTCCCAAGACCGCTCAGGATGCCGGCGAGTTCCGGATGTACGTCGATCGCAGCTACTCGGTGACCGGCGTCGGCGCGGTCGCCTCCGGCACCGTGATGGCCGGCGAGGTCGAGGCCGGCGACGAACTCTTACTCGGCCCGATGCCTGACGGCCGATTTCAGGAAGTCGAGGTCCGCTCGATCGAGATGCACTACCACCGCGTCGACCGGGCGCGAGCCGGGCGCATCGTCGGCATCGCGCTCAAGGGCGTCAAGGAGAGCGCGATCGAACGCGGCATGGTCCTCCTGCCGCGAGACGCGGACCCGACACCTGTCCGGGAGTTCGAGGCTGAAGTGATGGTGCTCAACCACCCGACGCGTATCGGCGACGGCTACGAACCCGTCGTCCACCTCGAGACGATCGGCGAGGCCGCGGCCTTCTATCCAGAGGACGGCCGTCTGCTGCCGGGCGACACCGGCGAGGCGACCGTCCGGTTCAAGTTCCGCCCGTATCTCGTCGAGGAAGGCCAGAAGTTCGTCTTCCGCGAGGGCCGGAGCAAGGGCGTCGGGACGGTGACGGACGTGACGCCGATTGACTGA
- the mch gene encoding methenyltetrahydromethanopterin cyclohydrolase → MESLNRMAIELVDEALEYAEELSIGGYDLENGATVLDFGLEFDGGIEAALLLTEIQTAGLATPSRHLDSIGGAPIQYVELSTDRPAHSLLCSQKAGWELRTENFEGLGSGPARALVAREEEFHRIGYTDVFDLTALAVETDQDPTEAAAEQVADLAEVEPSSVFLLAYPTASLVGSVTNAARAAELATFRLTEAGYDPLDVISAAGRAPVAPVAGDERTAIARTNDAIAYGGTAHLTVREDADYFDAVPSTAADEHGQPFADLFEDLEWDFSEVPADLFAPAKVTIDVVGGPTYVYGETDEELLVESFDL, encoded by the coding sequence ATGGAGAGTTTAAACCGGATGGCGATCGAGCTGGTCGACGAGGCCCTCGAGTACGCCGAGGAGCTATCGATCGGCGGCTACGATCTCGAAAACGGGGCGACAGTCCTCGACTTCGGCCTCGAGTTCGACGGCGGTATCGAGGCCGCGCTGTTGCTCACCGAGATCCAGACGGCCGGACTGGCGACGCCGAGTCGTCACCTCGATTCGATCGGTGGTGCGCCGATCCAGTACGTCGAGCTGTCGACCGACCGGCCGGCGCATTCCCTGCTGTGTTCCCAGAAGGCAGGCTGGGAGCTGCGGACCGAGAACTTCGAGGGGCTGGGCAGCGGCCCTGCCCGCGCACTCGTCGCCCGTGAGGAGGAGTTCCATCGGATCGGTTACACTGACGTCTTCGACCTGACCGCGCTGGCCGTCGAAACCGATCAGGACCCGACCGAGGCGGCGGCCGAACAGGTTGCCGACCTTGCAGAGGTCGAACCGAGCAGCGTCTTCCTGCTCGCGTACCCGACGGCGAGCCTCGTCGGCAGCGTTACGAACGCGGCTCGAGCGGCCGAACTGGCGACGTTCCGGCTCACCGAAGCGGGCTACGACCCGCTCGACGTGATCTCCGCGGCGGGGCGCGCGCCGGTCGCGCCGGTCGCCGGTGACGAACGAACCGCCATCGCGCGGACGAACGATGCCATCGCCTACGGCGGAACGGCCCACCTGACGGTTCGCGAAGACGCAGACTACTTCGACGCGGTGCCGTCGACGGCGGCCGACGAGCACGGCCAACCGTTCGCCGACCTCTTCGAGGACCTCGAGTGGGACTTCTCGGAGGTCCCTGCCGATCTCTTCGCGCCCGCGAAGGTGACGATCGACGTCGTCGGCGGGCCGACCTACGTCTACGGCGAGACCGACGAGGAGCTGCTCGTCGAGTCGTTCGATCTCTGA
- a CDS encoding SPFH domain-containing protein: MDTHTFALGDLSPLFEQAIGPPQSFQPLQVGLEDPLLVIGALVLVLVVATVWSMVEIVDAYNRGALTVFGEYRKLLQPGLNIVPPFVSRVHTFDMRTQTIDVPSQEAITRDNSPVTADAVVYIRVMDAKRAFLEVDDYERAVSNLAQTTLRAVLGDMELDDTLSRREKINARIREELDRPTDEWGIRVESVEVREVTPSRDVKGAMEQQTSAERKRRAMILEAQGERRSAVERAEGEKQSNIIRAQGEKQSEILESQGDAISTVLRARAAESMGERAVIDKGMQTLEEIGQSESTTFVLPQELTSMVGRYGKHLSGSDVSEDGAELESLEFDEETRELIGLDDIAEIIGEIEETEMDVEAMEREAQAIKEGEDVSPETGDVVDVSESRQEAREDGGQETREDGGSDDD; the protein is encoded by the coding sequence ATGGACACTCACACCTTCGCCCTCGGTGACCTGTCACCACTCTTCGAGCAGGCGATCGGTCCGCCGCAGTCGTTCCAGCCGCTGCAGGTTGGACTCGAGGACCCGCTACTGGTGATCGGCGCGCTCGTGCTCGTGCTCGTGGTGGCGACCGTCTGGTCGATGGTCGAAATCGTCGACGCGTACAACCGGGGTGCACTGACCGTCTTCGGTGAGTACCGCAAACTGCTCCAGCCGGGACTCAACATCGTCCCGCCGTTCGTCTCGCGGGTCCACACGTTCGACATGCGAACGCAGACGATCGACGTGCCGAGTCAGGAGGCGATCACGCGCGACAACTCGCCGGTGACGGCCGACGCCGTCGTCTACATCCGCGTGATGGACGCCAAGCGAGCCTTCCTCGAGGTCGACGACTACGAGCGGGCGGTGTCGAACCTCGCCCAGACCACCCTGCGGGCGGTGCTTGGTGACATGGAACTGGACGATACCCTGAGCCGGCGCGAGAAGATCAACGCCCGCATCCGGGAGGAACTCGATCGGCCGACCGACGAGTGGGGGATCCGTGTCGAAAGCGTCGAGGTCCGCGAGGTCACCCCATCGCGGGACGTCAAGGGTGCGATGGAGCAACAGACCTCCGCCGAGCGAAAACGCCGCGCCATGATCCTCGAGGCACAGGGTGAACGCCGCAGTGCCGTCGAACGCGCCGAGGGTGAGAAGCAGTCGAACATCATCCGCGCACAGGGTGAAAAACAGAGTGAGATTCTCGAGTCCCAGGGTGACGCCATCTCGACCGTCCTCCGGGCACGGGCTGCCGAGTCGATGGGCGAACGCGCGGTCATCGACAAGGGCATGCAGACACTCGAAGAGATCGGCCAGAGCGAGTCGACCACCTTCGTCCTCCCGCAGGAACTCACCTCGATGGTCGGTCGCTACGGCAAGCATCTCTCGGGCAGCGACGTCAGCGAAGACGGCGCGGAACTCGAGAGCCTCGAGTTCGACGAAGAGACGCGCGAGCTGATCGGGCTGGACGACATCGCGGAGATCATCGGCGAGATCGAAGAGACCGAGATGGACGTCGAGGCGATGGAACGAGAGGCCCAGGCGATCAAGGAAGGCGAGGACGTCTCGCCGGAGACGGGTGACGTCGTCGACGTCTCGGAGTCCAGACAGGAGGCTCGAGAGGACGGCGGGCAGGAGACGCGAGAAGACGGTGGATCGGACGACGACTAG
- a CDS encoding cyclin — MHSARDRVEYEPWLETLEEIAVELELTGEARSNAIDLFLMDVPEADRSKRAALATSLYAGSLIAGDGRTQQAVADAVGVSRLSIQQHWKSRLEAAGLEPPGW; from the coding sequence ATGCACAGCGCCCGGGACCGCGTCGAGTACGAACCCTGGCTCGAGACACTCGAGGAAATCGCAGTCGAACTCGAGCTCACGGGCGAGGCGCGGTCGAACGCGATCGACCTCTTCCTGATGGACGTCCCCGAGGCCGACCGGTCGAAACGCGCGGCGCTCGCGACCAGCCTCTACGCCGGGTCGCTGATCGCCGGCGACGGGCGGACACAGCAGGCCGTCGCCGACGCCGTCGGGGTTTCCCGGCTCTCGATCCAGCAACACTGGAAGTCACGACTCGAGGCGGCTGGGCTCGAGCCACCGGGCTGGTGA
- the dacZ gene encoding diadenylate cyclase DacZ produces the protein MAGVDDVFGELFSGVDAVVLFGPSGSYYERFAATEDLEVIVVGTENDVGAETFVELPLEFADVSERVKFGLEGALEQDVIDDGDELACATSVFGEDIDTVSRVRASADAHTGIYDLFARSRAEPEVIKAVLELAIELGKKGQKGKPVGALFIVGDAGKVMNKSRPLSYNPFEKSHVHVGDPIVNVMLKEFSRLDGAFVISDAGKIVSAYRYLEPSAEGVDIPKGLGARHMAGGAITRDTNAIAIVLSESDGLVRAFKGGELILEVDPEAY, from the coding sequence ATGGCCGGAGTAGACGACGTGTTCGGGGAACTCTTTTCGGGCGTGGACGCAGTGGTGCTCTTCGGACCGAGTGGATCCTACTACGAGCGCTTTGCTGCAACCGAGGACCTCGAGGTGATCGTCGTCGGCACCGAAAACGACGTCGGGGCGGAGACGTTCGTCGAACTCCCACTCGAGTTCGCCGACGTGTCTGAACGGGTCAAGTTCGGACTCGAGGGGGCGCTCGAACAGGACGTCATCGACGACGGCGACGAACTGGCGTGTGCGACGAGCGTCTTCGGTGAGGACATCGACACCGTCTCGCGAGTCCGGGCGAGTGCGGATGCTCACACGGGGATCTACGATCTCTTTGCCCGCTCGCGGGCCGAACCCGAGGTGATCAAGGCGGTACTCGAGCTGGCGATCGAACTCGGCAAGAAAGGGCAGAAGGGCAAGCCCGTCGGGGCGCTGTTCATCGTCGGCGACGCGGGGAAAGTGATGAACAAGTCTCGGCCGCTGTCGTACAACCCCTTCGAGAAGTCCCACGTCCACGTCGGCGACCCGATCGTGAACGTCATGCTGAAGGAGTTTTCACGGCTCGACGGCGCGTTCGTCATTTCAGATGCGGGGAAGATCGTCTCGGCGTACCGCTACCTCGAGCCCTCCGCCGAGGGGGTCGACATCCCCAAGGGGCTCGGCGCGCGTCACATGGCCGGCGGGGCGATCACCCGGGATACGAACGCGATCGCGATCGTCCTCTCCGAGAGTGACGGGCTCGTCCGGGCGTTCAAAGGCGGAGAACTGATCCTGGAGGTCGACCCGGAGGCGTACTGA